One genomic window of Nakamurella panacisegetis includes the following:
- a CDS encoding nucleoside deaminase produces MPGFADIRRADEALIRTALAAAALAPATGDVPIGAVILDASGAPVATAGNAREATGDPTAHAEILVLRAAAAALGHWNLTGYTLAVTAEPCTMCAGAIVLARIQTVVFGCWEPKTGAAGSLWDVMRDRRLTHRVEVRGGVLADECAAALVDFFAPRR; encoded by the coding sequence GTGCCCGGCTTTGCCGACATCCGGCGGGCCGACGAGGCGTTGATCCGCACGGCGCTGGCCGCGGCGGCCCTTGCTCCGGCCACCGGCGACGTCCCGATCGGGGCCGTCATCCTGGATGCGTCCGGTGCTCCGGTGGCCACCGCCGGGAATGCCAGGGAGGCCACCGGCGACCCGACGGCCCACGCCGAGATCCTGGTGCTGCGGGCCGCCGCGGCCGCGCTGGGCCACTGGAATCTGACCGGATACACGCTCGCCGTCACCGCGGAGCCGTGCACGATGTGCGCCGGCGCGATCGTCCTGGCCCGGATCCAGACCGTCGTGTTCGGCTGCTGGGAGCCCAAGACCGGGGCCGCCGGTTCGCTCTGGGACGTGATGCGCGACCGCCGGCTGACCCACCGGGTGGAGGTCCGCGGCGGGGTGCTGGCCGACGAGTGCGCCGCCGCGCTGGTCGATTTCTTCGCCCCCCGCCGCTGA
- a CDS encoding aldo/keto reductase, with protein MTTTENRPAAASGTFTIGGDLTVNRLGYGTMQLTGSGVWGEPADHDEAIRVVRRAVELGVNLIDTADAYGPFVTDALIREALHPYPDDLVIATKAGFTRQGPNQWIPVGRPEYLRQQIELSLRNLGVDRIDLLQLHRIDPKVPLAEQIGELAALRSEGKIRHIGLSEVSVAEIEAATQIAPIVSVQNLYNLANRSAEAVLDHCEANGLAFIPWFPLATGQLAKAGGPLDALAREHNASPSQLALAWLLRRSPVVLPIPGTSSVAHLQDNLAAALIELTDEEFDTLTKAV; from the coding sequence ATGACCACCACCGAGAACCGGCCGGCAGCGGCCTCAGGGACATTCACCATCGGCGGCGACCTGACCGTCAATCGCCTCGGGTACGGAACCATGCAGCTGACCGGAAGTGGGGTCTGGGGCGAGCCCGCCGATCATGACGAGGCGATCCGGGTCGTCCGCCGGGCCGTCGAGCTCGGCGTCAACCTGATCGACACGGCCGACGCGTACGGTCCCTTCGTCACCGACGCCCTGATCCGCGAAGCGCTGCATCCGTACCCCGACGATCTCGTCATCGCGACCAAGGCCGGATTCACCCGGCAGGGGCCGAACCAGTGGATCCCGGTCGGCCGGCCCGAGTATCTGCGCCAGCAGATCGAGTTGAGCCTGCGCAACCTCGGCGTCGACCGCATCGACCTGCTCCAGCTGCACCGCATCGACCCGAAGGTCCCGCTGGCCGAGCAGATCGGCGAGCTCGCCGCCCTCCGGTCGGAGGGCAAGATCCGGCACATCGGCCTGTCCGAGGTGTCGGTGGCCGAGATCGAAGCCGCCACCCAGATCGCCCCGATCGTCAGCGTGCAGAACCTCTACAACCTGGCGAACCGCTCGGCCGAGGCCGTGCTGGACCACTGCGAGGCCAACGGACTCGCCTTCATCCCCTGGTTCCCGCTGGCCACCGGGCAGCTGGCCAAGGCGGGCGGCCCACTGGATGCGCTCGCTCGCGAGCACAACGCCTCGCCCTCGCAGCTGGCCCTGGCCTGGCTGCTGCGCCGCTCGCCGGTCGTGCTGCCGATTCCCGGCACCTCGTCGGTCGCGCACCTGCAGGACAACCTGGCGGCGGCGTTGATCGAGCTCACCGACGAGGAGTTCGACACCCTGACCAAGGCCGTCTGA
- the tgt gene encoding tRNA guanosine(34) transglycosylase Tgt translates to MTTSTSTSFTVTSRLPDAQGRTGTLSTPHGDIRTPAFIAVGTKATVKAVLPESMSDLGAQAVLANAYHLYLQPGADIVEAGGGLGRFMNWSGPTFTDSGGFQVLSLGAGFKKVLAMDTRGLGTDDVIAAGKTRLATVDDDGVTFKSHLDGSKHRFTPEISMQIQHRLGADIIFAFDECTTLMNTREYQESSVRRTQEWAVRCVDEHRRLTAERAGMPYQALFGVIQGAQYEDLRRRAVRDLLPLGFDGFGIGGALEKENLGTIVRWCCEEMPETMPRHLLGISEPDDIFTAIENGTDTFDCVSPSRVARNGAIYSPDGRYNLVAARFRRDFTPLAQDCDCYTCANYTRAYLHHLFKGNEMVSCTLATIHNERFIVKLVDDIRRSIDAGSFAEFKSEFLGRYYDGTRRP, encoded by the coding sequence GTGACCACCAGCACCTCCACCTCCTTCACGGTGACCAGCCGCCTCCCCGACGCGCAGGGCCGCACCGGCACGCTGTCCACCCCGCACGGTGACATCCGGACGCCGGCCTTCATCGCCGTCGGCACCAAGGCGACGGTGAAAGCGGTTCTGCCGGAATCGATGTCGGATCTCGGCGCGCAGGCGGTGCTGGCCAACGCCTACCACCTGTACCTACAGCCGGGGGCGGACATCGTCGAGGCCGGCGGCGGCCTGGGCCGGTTCATGAACTGGTCAGGGCCCACCTTCACCGACAGCGGCGGGTTCCAGGTGCTCTCCCTCGGCGCCGGGTTCAAGAAGGTGCTGGCCATGGACACCAGGGGCCTCGGCACCGACGACGTGATCGCCGCCGGCAAGACCAGGCTGGCCACCGTCGACGACGACGGGGTCACCTTCAAGTCGCATCTGGACGGGTCGAAACACCGCTTCACGCCGGAGATCTCGATGCAGATCCAGCATCGGCTGGGGGCGGACATCATCTTCGCCTTCGACGAGTGCACCACGCTGATGAACACCCGCGAGTACCAGGAATCCTCGGTCCGCCGGACGCAGGAGTGGGCCGTGCGGTGCGTGGACGAGCATCGGCGGCTCACCGCCGAACGTGCCGGAATGCCTTACCAGGCCTTGTTCGGGGTGATCCAGGGTGCGCAGTACGAGGACCTGCGGCGGCGGGCGGTACGGGACCTGCTGCCACTCGGGTTCGACGGTTTCGGCATCGGCGGGGCCCTGGAGAAGGAGAACCTCGGCACCATCGTGCGGTGGTGCTGCGAGGAGATGCCGGAGACGATGCCCCGTCACCTGCTGGGGATCAGCGAGCCGGACGACATCTTCACCGCGATCGAGAACGGAACCGACACCTTCGACTGCGTCTCGCCGTCGCGGGTCGCCCGCAACGGTGCGATCTACTCGCCCGACGGCCGGTACAACCTGGTGGCGGCCCGCTTCCGCCGTGATTTCACCCCGCTGGCGCAGGACTGCGACTGTTACACCTGCGCCAACTACACGCGGGCCTACCTGCATCACCTCTTCAAGGGCAACGAGATGGTCTCCTGCACCCTGGCCACCATCCACAACGAGCGCTTCATCGTGAAACTGGTGGACGACATCCGCCGCAGCATCGACGCGGGCAGTTTCGCAGAGTTCAAGTCCGAATTCCTGGGCCGGTACTACGACGGAACGCGACGACCGTAG
- the gluQRS gene encoding tRNA glutamyl-Q(34) synthetase GluQRS: MDPVPGAGRFAPSPSGDLHVGNLRTAVLAWLFARTTGRSFRLRVENLDRVAPGAQERQLNDLTALGLDWDGPVVRQSDRHEVYTAAITRLEQDGLTYECFCTRREIQEAAAAPHGPEGAYPGTCRNLTAPERGERRQAGRRSALRLRAEAAEWTVHDDLLGDLTGPVDDLVLRRTDGVVAYNLAVVVDDAAAGVDQVVRGDDLLTSAPRQAFLGHLLGLPQPTYAHVPLALNIHGARLAKRDGAVTLTDLRALGRSPGDVLGVIARSLDLAEPGEDVTMTELAARFDPTALPRHPWVFDPGGVRPSSR; the protein is encoded by the coding sequence GTGGATCCCGTCCCCGGTGCCGGCCGGTTCGCCCCCAGCCCGTCGGGGGATCTGCACGTCGGGAACCTCCGCACCGCCGTGTTGGCCTGGCTGTTCGCCCGGACCACCGGTCGCTCCTTCCGGCTGCGCGTCGAGAACCTGGACCGGGTCGCGCCCGGGGCGCAGGAACGCCAGCTGAACGATCTGACCGCGCTCGGCCTGGACTGGGACGGCCCGGTCGTCCGCCAGTCGGATCGACACGAGGTCTACACGGCGGCGATCACCCGGCTCGAGCAGGACGGCCTGACCTACGAGTGCTTCTGCACGCGCCGGGAGATCCAGGAGGCCGCCGCCGCCCCGCACGGTCCCGAGGGGGCCTACCCCGGCACCTGCCGGAACCTGACGGCGCCCGAACGCGGCGAACGGCGACAAGCGGGGCGACGATCGGCCCTGCGACTGCGGGCCGAGGCGGCCGAGTGGACCGTCCACGACGACCTGCTCGGTGACCTGACCGGTCCGGTGGACGACCTGGTACTGCGCCGGACGGACGGCGTCGTCGCCTACAACCTGGCCGTCGTGGTTGACGACGCGGCAGCCGGCGTCGATCAGGTGGTGCGCGGCGACGACCTGCTCACCTCGGCTCCGCGTCAGGCCTTCCTGGGCCACCTCCTGGGCTTGCCCCAGCCGACCTACGCGCACGTGCCGCTGGCGCTGAACATCCACGGGGCCCGGCTGGCCAAGCGCGACGGAGCCGTCACCCTGACCGATCTGCGAGCGCTGGGCCGTTCTCCGGGGGACGTGCTCGGAGTGATCGCCCGGTCCCTGGACCTGGCCGAACCCGGCGAGGACGTCACGATGACGGAACTCGCCGCTCGGTTCGACCCGACCGCGCTCCCCCGCCATCCGTGGGTGTTCGACCCGGGCGGGGTGCGACCGTCGTCTCGATGA